From a single Mangifera indica cultivar Alphonso chromosome 19, CATAS_Mindica_2.1, whole genome shotgun sequence genomic region:
- the LOC123203388 gene encoding U-box domain-containing protein 30-like: MPMYESTKFDWSGGGGGQVLDLETAVKDGILGGDVSGPVYTGLADKMDLKIMIQELESIDVPSVFICPISLAPMQEPVTLCTGQTYERSNILKWFSLGRFTCPTTMQELWDNSVTPNNTLQQLIFSWFSIKYAAMKKKSEDVHGRSIEILETLKKVKGQARVQALKELRKLVSIHSTAKKAVVGNNGVGLISFLLGPFTTHAVGSEAIGILVKLDLDLETKKNLMQPAKISLMVDMLNEGTIETKINCTKLIEILMEAGLGSEKVSSCSLLVGLLRLVKDKRHQNGVLAGLGLLKTICSHEAVKYSLVSIGAVPQLVEILPSLSNECLELALHILEAVSTVAKGRLALKDCPCTIPNVVKLLMRVSESCTQFALSILWAVCKLAPDECAPLAVDAGLAAKLLLVMQSGCSPELKQQSAELLKLCSLNYSASIFLSKCKLTRSLQ, encoded by the coding sequence ATGCCTATGTATGAGTCAACTAAGTTTGATTGGAGTGGTGGTGGCGGTGGGCAAGTCCTAGATCTAGAAACAGCCGTGAAAGATGGCATTTTAGGTGGTGACGTCAGTGGTCCAGTTTATACTGGTCTTGCAGACAAAATGGATCTGAAGATAATGATACAAGAGCTTGAATCAATTGATGTGCCATCCGTGTTTATCTGTCCAATTTCATTAGCCCCAATGCAAGAACCGGTGACTCTGTGTACCGGCCAGACTTATGAGAGATCCAACATTTTGAAATGGTTCTCCCTCGGCCGTTTCACTTGCCCTACTACGATGCAAGAACTCTGGGACAATTCTGTCACTCCTAACAACACCCTTCAGCAACTCATTTTTTCCTGGTTCTCCATCAAATATGCTGCCATGAAGAAGAAATCAGAGGATGTGCATGGAAGATCTATTGAGATTTTGGAGACTTTAAAGAAAGTTAAAGGTCAAGCTAGAGTTCAAGCTCTTAAAGAGCTTAGGAAGCTTGTAAGTATTCATTCTACTGCTAAAAAGGCTGTTGTTGGTAATAATGGTGTtggtttgatttcttttttgttggGTCCTTTCACTACTCATGCTGTTGGGTCAGAGGCAATTGGGATTCTGGTCAAGCTGGACCTTGATCTGGAAACAAAGAAGAATTTGATGCAGCCAGCAAAGATTTCGTTAATGGTGGATATGCTAAATGAAGGAACCATTGAGACAAAGATTAATTGCACGAAGTTAATCGAAATTTTAATGGAAGCCGGTTTAGGGTCTGAGAAGGTGTCTAGCTGTAGTCTTTTGGTTGGTTTGTTGAGATTAGTGAAGGATAAGAGGCACCAAAACGGGGTATTGGCTGGACTGGGCTTGCTCAAGACAATTTGTTCTCATGAGGCTGTGAAATATTCGCTTGTCAGCATCGGAGCAGTTCCTCAGTTAGTCGAGATACTACCTAGTTTGAGTAATGAGTGTCTGGAGTTAGCACTTCACATACTCGAGGCCGTGTCGACAGTTGCTAAGGGAAGATTGGCTTTGAAAGATTGTCCCTGTACAATACCAAATGTTGTGAAGTTGTTGATGAGGGTTTCTGAAAGTTGTACTCAGTTTGCCTTGTCGATATTATGGGCAGTGTGCAAGCTTGCACCAGATGAATGTGCTCCACTTGCTGTGGATGCAGGTTTGGCGGCCAAGCTACTTCTGGTAATGCAGAGTGGCTGCAGTCCTGAATTGAAGCAGCAGTCAGCAGAGCTCTTGAAATTATGTAGTCTAAATTACTCGGCTTCTATATTCCTTTCAAAGTGTAAGCTTACTAGATCTTTACAGTGA
- the LOC123202914 gene encoding uncharacterized protein LOC123202914 translates to MKEKHSQSKFMRVIKMPFRVLGKARDFYVRSLTEYATKGNYSNCMAFQGGQFASLPRRSNDNEDYRELIRAASVRIMGHENELELLTHQYFLQSAAIRSEECPKSSSFGVRVMGRIEEESSDLEDSVDGSKSDSNKFPRSRSVAVN, encoded by the coding sequence ATGAAAGAAAAACACAGCCAAAGCAAATTCATGCGGGTCATTAAAATGCCCTTTAGAGTTCTGGGCAAAGCTAGGGATTTTTATGTTCGGAGCTTGACTGAATACGCAACAAAGGGAAATTACAGCAACTGCATGGCCTTTCAAGGGGGACAATTCGCTTCATTGCCCAGGAGATCTAACGATAACGAAGACTACAGAGAGCTCATCAGGGCTGCTTCTGTGAGAATCATGGGCCACGAAAATGAATTGGAGTTGTTGACACACCAATATTTTCTGCAGTCAGCTGCTATTAGATCTGAAGAGTGTCCCAAGAGTAGCAGTTTTGGGGTGAGAGTCATGGGAAGAATTGAAGAGGAATCCAGTGATTTAGAAGACAGTGTTGATGGCAGCAAGTCAGATTCCAATAAGTTCCCCAGAAGCAGAAGCGTTGCTGTAAATTAA